The window CTAAAATACTTGTCCAAGTTAAAAAAGATCCAACAGGCACAAAGGGTCCTCAATTAACCGCTAACATAAGTATTGCTGGAAGATATTTAGTAGTTTTTCCTTTTTCAAATGTTAACGGAGTATCTAAAAAGATAGAATCAGAAGACGAAAGACAAAGATTATACAAAATTGCAAATGAAATATCAAATAACAATGGATTTGGTGTAGTAATAAGAACTGCGGCTGAAGGATTAGATGAAAAATATATTTACTCTGAAGCAATAACTTTAAAAGAAAAACTTGACGATTTATTATTAAATTTTAAAAGAAAAAGGAAAATACAAATATTATATACCGAGGAAAGTTTAATAGATTATATACTTCGTGAAAGATTAACAAAAGAAATCACCCAGGTAATCACGAACAACATAAAACATATAGAAGTTATAAGAAAATATTTAAAAATATTCTCAAAAAGACCTAAAATAGAAATAATAGATGGAGATAGTTTTGAATACACAAACGTGAACAAATATTTTAAAGAACTAATTAAGAGAACTATAACCTTACCTTCTGGCGGGGAAATAATAATTGACAAAACGGAAGCATTAACAGTAATTGATGTAAACTCAAAACATTTTACAAAAAGTCTAAATCAACAAGAAACTGCATTTAAAACAAATTACGAAGCTGTTGAAGAAATATTTAGACAACTTCGATTAAGGAATATTGGAGGTATAGTAATTATAGATTTTATTGATATGAACAGTGAAGAAAATAAAAACAAAATACTCGAAAAAGTAAATGAAGAAATAAAAAAAGACAAAAGTAAAATTGAAATTTTTGGATTTACAAAACTTGGTCTCTTGGAATTATCACGCAAGAGAACAATCAAATCATTTTTCGAAAATTATGTATCTATATGTCCTGTCTGTGGTGGTTCTGGTTTTATACAATCACCACGGTTT of the Thermosipho japonicus genome contains:
- a CDS encoding Rne/Rng family ribonuclease, with translation MEKILVLNSIEDNLHYAIIENNKLVELFSDEEKKLTGNIYLGKVEKVVNALDAIFVNIGEKKNGFLRIKDIPEKYYDYFSLKEIKEGSKILVQVKKDPTGTKGPQLTANISIAGRYLVVFPFSNVNGVSKKIESEDERQRLYKIANEISNNNGFGVVIRTAAEGLDEKYIYSEAITLKEKLDDLLLNFKRKRKIQILYTEESLIDYILRERLTKEITQVITNNIKHIEVIRKYLKIFSKRPKIEIIDGDSFEYTNVNKYFKELIKRTITLPSGGEIIIDKTEALTVIDVNSKHFTKSLNQQETAFKTNYEAVEEIFRQLRLRNIGGIVIIDFIDMNSEENKNKILEKVNEEIKKDKSKIEIFGFTKLGLLELSRKRTIKSFFENYVSICPVCGGSGFIQSPRFLLKEIFTKIENAPKEAKEAIIKLHPYMKNYIDKSELKKRKDLIYHIHFTHTDPKTFEITWKI